A genomic segment from Aspergillus puulaauensis MK2 DNA, chromosome 1, nearly complete sequence encodes:
- a CDS encoding ubiquinol--cytochrome-c reductase subunit 8 (BUSCO:EOG09265GSM;~COG:C;~EggNog:ENOG410PR2K;~InterPro:IPR004205,IPR036642;~PFAM:PF02939;~TransMembrane:1 (i59-77o);~go_function: GO:0008121 - ubiquinol-cytochrome-c reductase activity [Evidence IEA]): MGGHLDPKNGVYMGNWGDMGCSTPQRITTYSVSPNRQRPLAGAGHAAIFNTFRRFRYQALYVIPPFVAAYAVMNWAIERNEYLNSKPGRLLEGGDE, translated from the exons ATGGGTGGTCACTTGGATCCTAAGAATGGCGT CTACATGGGCAACTGGGGTGACATGG GTTGCTCAACCCCCCAGCGCATCACAACCTACTCCGTCTCTCCCAACCGTCAGCGTCCCCTTGCCGGTGCTGGTCACGCCGCCATTTTCAACACCTTCCGCCGTTTCAGATACCAGGCTCTCTACGTTATTCCTCCCTTCGTTGCTGCCTACGCTGTCATGAACTGGGCTATTGAGCG CAACGAGTACCTGAACTCCAAGCCCGGCCGTCTTCTCGAGGGTGGTGACGAGTAA
- the SPE3 gene encoding spermidine synthase (COG:E;~EggNog:ENOG410PHI1;~InterPro:IPR030373,IPR030374,IPR029063,IPR001045, IPR035246,IPR030668,IPR037163;~PFAM:PF01564,PF17284;~go_function: GO:0003824 - catalytic activity [Evidence IEA];~go_process: GO:0006595 - polyamine metabolic process [Evidence IEA]) → MRSTLPVSFFSRFSSSSATFLSLRSISSRRPVILSSYLRPLRSLTSITMSEITHPTIKDGWFSEQSEMWPGQAMNLKVNQILHHEESKYQDVLVFESSDYGTVLVLDNVIQCTERDEFSYQEMITHLAMNAHPNPKKVLVIGGGDGGVLREVVKHETVEEAILCDIDEAVIRVSKKYLPGMSIGFQHPNVKVHIGDGFEFLKQRQNEFDVIITDSSDPEGPAESLFQKPYFELLRDALRDGGVITTQAENQWLHLPLIANLKKSCKEVFPAAEYAYTTIPTYPSGQIGFMVCCKDGSRNLKEPIRSWSREEEERLCRYYNQDIHRASFVLPNFARKALDA, encoded by the exons ATGCGCTCAACTCTTCCAGTCTCGTTCTTCTCTCGcttttcctcatcttcagctaCCTTTCTGTCACTCCGTTCTATTTCTTCGCGCCGCCCTGTCATTCTCTCCTCTTATCTTCGCCCTCTCCGGTCTTTAACCTCCATCACAATGAGCGAGATCACTCACCCCACCATCAAGG ATGGCTGGTTCTCCGAGCAGTCCGAGATGTGGCCCGGCCAGGCCATGAACCTCAAGGTGAACCAGATCCTCCACCACGAGGAGTCCAAATACCAGGACGTCCTCGTTTTCGAGAGCAGCGACTACGGCACCgttcttgtccttgacaaCGTCATTCAATGCACCGAGCGTGACGAGTTCTC CTACCAGGAGATGATCACCCACCTCGCCATGAACGCCCACCCTAACCCTAAGAAGGTTCTCGTCATTGGCGGCGGTGACGGTGGTGTCCTCCGTGAGGTCGTCAAGCACGAGACCGTGGAGGAAGCTATTCTGTGTGACATTGATGAG GCTGTCATCCGTGTCTCCAAGAAGTACCTCCCCGGCATGAGCATCGGCTTCCAGCACCCCAACGTCAAGGTCCACATTGGTGATGGATTCGAGTTCCTGAAGCAGCGCCAGAACGAGTTCGATGTTATCATTACCGACAGCTCCGACCCCGAGGGTCCCGCTGAGAGCCTCTTCCAGAAGCCCTACTTTGAGCTTCTCAGAGACGCCCTGCGTGATGGAGGTGTCATCACCACCCAAG CCGAGAACCAATGGCTTCACCTTCCTCTGATCGCAAACCTCAAGAAGTCCTGCAAGGAGGTCTTCCCCGCCGCCGAATACGCCtacaccaccatccccacCTACCCCTCCGGCCAGATCGGCTTCATGGTCTGCTGCAAGGATGGCTCTCGCAACCTCAAGGAGCCCATCCGCTCCTGGTCtcgcgaggaggaggagcgtcTGTGCCGCTACTATAACCAGGACATCCACCGCGCTAGCTTCGTGCTTCCCAACTTTGCTCGCAAGGCTTTGGACGCTTAG
- a CDS encoding 25S rRNA (uracil2843-N3)-methyltransferase (COG:S;~EggNog:ENOG410PHDI;~InterPro:IPR021463;~PFAM:PF11312) → MAPQKSNSSRKPTKDDSKRPDKKPLPRRQVQDQNRPQRQQNDSGAENQNEKNQIDISDSIPITLQQILLNVFKSALLSSPHSSSESQDPAAEEPLDIKTLIQTIKSHLYNRDFDSAFADADEGLLRAYALRWSAARALGYAGLFKSMFKVLMEDEARNSGKGSALHPAHVVCIGGGAGAEIVALSAAWRDLMDEGTILGSQKGLSDAFEAVSLSDKHGGQGDESTRKSEQLQTPPTSSSSLSITAVDIADWSAVVRRLSSTILSPSVPGSKSHPSPLLANGQQQDTTTDSILNVDFKRLDVLSLSDAELASLFHSTQPSSSTHTNMVTLMFTLNELFSTSMPKATAFLLRTTDLLQPGTLLLVVDSPGSYSTLKLGKGGSAGAQERQYPMKFLLDHALLSVTKGSWERVYSQDSRWWRRDAARLWYDVGEGAGLEDMRFQIHVYRRL, encoded by the coding sequence ATGGCACCACAAAAATCAAACAGCAGCCGCAAACCCACAAAGGACGATAGCAAGAGACCAGACAAGaaacctcttcctcgccgccaaGTTCAAGACCAAAATCGACCGCAGAGACAGCAGAATGACTCCGGCGCTGAAAATCAAAACGAAAAAAATCAGATTGACATATCTGACTCAATTCCGATAACTCTGCAACAGATTCTCCTGAATGTATTCAAGTCCGCTCTGCTCTCATCGCCACATTCATCTTCAGAATCCCAAGATCCTGCTGCAGAGGAGCCTCTGGACATCAAGACCCTTATCCAGACCATCAAATCGCACCTGTATAATCGGGACTTTGATTCTGCTTTTGCGGATGCTGATGAAGGGTTGCTTAGGGCTTATGCCTTGAGATGGAGTGCGGCGAGAGCGTTGGGCTATGCGGGGCTGTTTAAGTCTATGTTCAAGGTTttgatggaggatgaagctaGGAATTCTGGCAAGGGCTCTGCGCTTCACCCAGCTCATGTGGTCTGtattggtggtggtgcaggcGCAGAGATTGTTGCGCTTTCAGCGGCGTGGAGGGATTTGATGGATGAAGGGACTATACTTGGGTCCCAGAAGGGACTGTCAGATGCCTTTGAAGCCGTTTCTCTAAGTGACAAGCACGGCGGCCAAGGGGATGAGTCCACAAGAAAATCCGAACAGTTACAAACGCCACCTACCTCGTCTTCTAGTCTTTCAATAACAGCCGTCGACATTGCCGACTGGTCTGCTGTTGTGAGACGCTTATCCTCCACCATCCTATCACCCTCAGTCCCAGGCTCAAAGTCACATCCCTCCCCTCTTCTTGCAAACGGCCAACAACAAGATACAACAACTGACAGTATTTTAAATGTCGACTTCAAACGCCTTGACGTACTATCATTATCGGACGCAGAGCTAGCCTCGCTATTCCACTCCACtcaaccatcttcatccacccaCACCAACATGGTCACCCTAATGTTCACGCTAAACGAActcttctcaacatccaTGCCCAAAGCGACAGCGTTCCTTCTCAGAACCACCGACCTCCTACAGCCGGGCACGCTCCTGTTAGTTGTCGACAGCCCCGGCAGTTACTCGACTCTGAAACTCGGTAAGGGAGGCAGCGCAGGAGCTCAGGAGCGGCAATATCCGATGAAGTTCCTGCTTGATCATGCGCTGCTTTCTGTTACGAAGGGGAGCTGGGAAAGGGTGTACTCGCAGGATTCgagatggtggaggagaGATGCGGCTAGGTTGTGGTATGATGTTGGAGAGGGCGCTGGATTGGAGGATATGAGGTTCCAGATCCATGTTTATCGGAGGCTGTGA
- the phb1 gene encoding prohibitin subunit PHB1 (COG:O;~EggNog:ENOG410PFZQ;~InterPro:IPR001107,IPR000163,IPR036013;~PFAM:PF01145;~go_component: GO:0016020 - membrane [Evidence IEA]) translates to MAANGLYNIQRLAVPLAVGAMAVNASLYDVKGGTRAVIFDRLSGVQEKVVNEGTHFLVPWLQRAIIYDVRTKPRNISTTTGSKDLQMVSLTLRVLHRPEVPKLPAIYQSYGTDYDERVLPSIGNEVLKSIVAQFDAAELITQREAVSNRIRTDLLKRASQFNIALEDVSITHMTFGKEFTRAVEQKQIAQQDAERARFIVEKAEQERQANVIRAEGEAGSADIISKAVAKAGNGLIEIRRIEASKDIANTLASNPNVTYLPGGESKEGGKSTSLLLGLRS, encoded by the exons ATGGCGGCTAACGGTCTCTACAACATTCAGCGCCTGGCTGTCCCATTAGCGGTGGGCGCCATGGCCGTCAACGCTTCCCTGTACGATGTCAAGGGTGGAACTCGAGCCGTCATCTTCGACAGGTTGTCTGGTGTGCAGGAGAAGGTCGTCAACGAAGGCACGCATTTCTTGGTTCCCTGGTTGCAGAGAGCTATTATCTACGATGTTCGCACCAAGCCTCGTAacatctccaccaccaccggaAGTAAGGATTTGCAGATGGTCAGCTTGACTCTGCGAGTCCTGCACCGTCCGGAGGTCCCGAAGCTGCCAGCCATCTACCAG TCTTATGGTACCGACTACGATGAACGTGTCCTGCCTTCTATCGGAAACGAAGTCCTCAAATCCATTGTCGCCCAGTTCGACGCAGCCGAACTCATCACCCAGCGTGAGGCTGTCTCAAACCGTATCCGTACAGACCTGTTGAAGCGAGCTTCGCAATTCAACATCGCCCTTGAGGATGTCTCCATCACCCACATGACCTTCGGAAAGGAGTTCACGCGCGCCGTCGAACAGAAACAGATCGCGCAACAGGATGCCGAGCGAGCCCGCTTCATCGTCGAGAAGGCCGAGCAGGAGCGCCAGGCCAACGTCATCCGCGCTGAGGGTGAAGCCGGGAGTGCCGACATCATCAGCAAGGCCGTCGCCAAGGCTGGAAACGGTCTGATCGAAATCCGTCGTATCGAAGCCAGCAAGGACATTGCGAACACCCTCGCCAGCAACCCGAATGTCACATATTTGCCGGGAGGTGAAAGCAAGGAGGGCGGAAAGAGCACAAGTCTTCTCCTGGGGCTTAGGAGTTAA